The segment AAAACACCATGTAAACCAGGAATCATTCCGTTATTTTTCAAAGATTTTTCTAATAATGCTTTACTTGCTTCTGGAGCAGTTTTAATTGTTTGTATTTTTAAAGTTGTCATCATTTTTATTTTTAATGTTTATATTTAAATAACTAAACGACTGTTTAGTTATTCGTTAAAAAAAGGATTATATATTATTGAACGTCATTTCTATATAATCTTCAATTTCTTTTCTGCTATTAACTCTAGCAGCTGCGGCCAAACCATGTTTTGCTAACAACAAATAGTTGGCATGCTTCAATATTGTTTCTTCATCTTTAGAGCTCTCAATGCTTAATTTTTCTATAATTAAACTCTTAAGATCATCCATAAATAAAGACATCTGTTCTTTTATAATGGGGTCTTCACTTTCAGAAAATTCATTATAGGTATTGGTAACAAAACATCCTTTTTGGTTTTCTTCTTTATACAGCGCGCTCACGGAGTCATAGAAAAATTGCTTAATATCTTCAACACCATTAGAAGCGTTCTTAAACTTATTGAAGAACACGTTAGATTTTGTTTTGTACGCTTTTAAGCTCTTAATAAAAACACCATGCTTATTACCAAAACTAGCGTATATAGAGAATTTGTTTATACCCATTTCTTTTTCAAGCATTTGCATAGACGTGTTTTCATAACCGTTTTGCCAAAACAAGTTCATTGCTTTATCGATTACTTCATCCTCAATATATTCTTTTTTTCTTGCCATTATTTCAAAGTACAGTACAAAACTAAACAATCGGTTAGTTATGAAAAAATAATAGGCTATTTATTTTAATTTAAGAAATAAATCAGGAGGTAAGTACTTGATTATTAGCTTTTTTTTTTTGTAAAATTATTATTTACTAATATTTCTGTTTTCGAAATGTAATATGGATTATTAC is part of the Polaribacter sp. SA4-10 genome and harbors:
- a CDS encoding TetR/AcrR family transcriptional regulator — protein: MARKKEYIEDEVIDKAMNLFWQNGYENTSMQMLEKEMGINKFSIYASFGNKHGVFIKSLKAYKTKSNVFFNKFKNASNGVEDIKQFFYDSVSALYKEENQKGCFVTNTYNEFSESEDPIIKEQMSLFMDDLKSLIIEKLSIESSKDEETILKHANYLLLAKHGLAAAARVNSRKEIEDYIEMTFNNI